A region from the Miscanthus floridulus cultivar M001 unplaced genomic scaffold, ASM1932011v1 fs_236_3_4, whole genome shotgun sequence genome encodes:
- the LOC136530932 gene encoding uncharacterized protein — MNVSNLCISTCQGTLCLVFLICKSFQVMFSTDGYAFPETYYLGAKRARDVVYRVLSAACEDGDLSIQEAIEAVEDIFRRNALHLYKLNVVNGSINHETTIVGDSVSLSSVEEDVLFVRIIWSDASGQYRCRVVPAGRFYEITRIKGVGLTFAAMGMTSFCDGPADGSNLTGVGEIRLVPDMPTLVRIPWSRREEMVMADMQIRPGEGWEYCPRNALRKVTKVLLDEFNVTMKAGFENEFFLRRKLVSDGVEQWVPYDNTNYCSTSAFDGASSILQEVYSSLKASGIIVEQLHAEAGKGQFEIALKYILCTLAADKLIYARETIKSIARKHGLLATFLPKPDLNDFGSGSHVHLSLWENNQNVFMGSSKDNFHGMSKTGQQFLAGVYHHLPSILAFTAPHPNSYDRIQPDTWSGAYQCWGKENREAPLRTACPPGVPLDLVSNFEIKSFDGCANPHLGLAAIIAAGIDGLRRDLKLPEPIESNPSDHASKLKRLPQNLQESVEALSADKVLHELIGDKLVTAAIAIRKAEIDQFAKNPGALNDLIHRY; from the exons ATGAATGTGAGCAACCTATGTATTTCAACTTGTCAAGGTACACTTTGCTTGGTATTTCTAATTTGCAAAAGTTTTCAGGTCATGTTCAGTACTGATGGATATGCTTTTCCAGAGACATATTATCTAG GTGCAAAAAGGGCACGGGATGTTGTTTATCGTGTCCTATCTGCTGCATGTGAAGATGGAGACCTTAGCATTCAGGAAGCCATCGAAGCTGTTGAGGACATCTTTAGAAGAAATGCATTGCATTTGTACAAGTTAAATGTTGTCAACGGATCAATAAATCATGAGACTACCATAGTTGGTGACAGTGTGTCATTGTCTTCTGTTGAAGAAGATGTGCTCTTTGTTCGAATAATCTGGAGCGATGCTTCTGGTCAATATAGATGCCGC GTTGTGCCAGCTGGACGATTTTATGAGATTACAAGGATTAAGGGTGTTGGTCTGACTTTTGCAGCAATGGGAATGACTTCATTTTGTGATGGCCCAGCAGATGGGTCTAACCTTACTGGTGTAGGCGAGATCAGACTTGTACCAGATATGCCAACACTTGTTAGGATCCCATG GTCAAGACGCGAGGAAATGGTGATGGCTGACATGCAAATAAGGCCTGGAGAAGGCTGGGAATACTGTCCTAGAAATGCCTTGAGGAAAGTCACAAAAGTTCTGCTAGACGAGTTCAATGTG ACAATGAAGGCAGGTTTTGAGAATGAATTTTTTCTTCGCAGAAAATTAGTAAG TGATGGAGTTGAGCAGTGGGTTCCATATGATAATACCAATTACTGCTCAACTTCAGCATTCGATGGTGCATCATCCATATTACAAGAAGTATATTCTTCCCTCAAAGCTTCAGGCATTATTGTTGAGCAG TTGCATGCTGAGGCTGGAAAAGGGCAGTTTGAGATAGCCTTGAAGTATATCTTGTGCACTCTTGCGGCTGACAAACTCATATATGCCCGTGAGACTATTAAATCGATTGCTCGAAAGCATGGACTGCTAGCAACATTTCTTCCAAA GCCTGATTTGAATGATTTTGGATCTGGTTCTCACGTGCATCTGAGCTTGTGGGAGAATAATCAGAATGTTTTTATGGGGTCAAGTAAAGATAATTTTCATGGAATGTCAAAAACTGGACAACAGTTCCTTGCTGGAGTGTATCATCATCTTCCATCAATATTGGCATTTACTGCTCCTCACCCAAACAG CTATGACCGGATTCAGCCAGATACTTGGAGTGGAGCTTATCAATGCTGGGGGAAAGAGAACAGGGAAGCTCCATTAAGAACTGCATGCCCACCTGGTGTGCCTCTTGATTTAGTCAGCAACTTCGAGATCAAATCCTTCGATGGTTGCGCAAATCCGCACTTGGGTCTTGCTGCTATCATTGCTGCCGGCATTGATGGGCTAAGAAGAGACCTTAAGTTGCCCGAACCAATTG AATCAAACCCTTCTGATCATGCTTCCAAACTGAAGAGGCTACCGCAGAACCTGCAGGAATCTGTAGAAGCGCTTTCTGCAGATAAGGTTTTGCATGAATTAATTGGTGATAAACTTGTCACAGCTGCTATAGCTATACGGAAG GCTGAGATCGATCAGTTCGCGAAGAATCCGGGTGCACTTAACGATCTCATCCACCGTTACTAG